In Synechococcales cyanobacterium T60_A2020_003, a single window of DNA contains:
- a CDS encoding IS5/IS1182 family transposase — YHRRSIAETTMFRFKTIFGGNLSARQFDNQAVELFIKCVALNRMIQIAKPDSYKVEG, encoded by the coding sequence GCTATCATCGTCGTTCGATTGCTGAAACTACCATGTTCCGCTTTAAGACTATTTTTGGGGGCAATCTCAGTGCACGTCAATTTGACAATCAAGCCGTGGAATTGTTCATCAAATGTGTTGCGCTCAACCGCATGATTCAGATCGCTAAACCCGATAGCTACAAGGTTGAAGGTTAA